From the Lathyrus oleraceus cultivar Zhongwan6 chromosome 4, CAAS_Psat_ZW6_1.0, whole genome shotgun sequence genome, one window contains:
- the LOC127076608 gene encoding disease resistance protein RUN1 isoform X2, with the protein MKSTSLYSNSNEQWIYDVFINFRGEDTRKNFVSHLHAALANLGVNTFLDSDNLLKEKELRDKLVGAIESSHISIVVFSENYTESSWCLYELEKILECRTTYGHVVFPVFYNIDPSVVRHQTGEFGKALELRAKKMYHGNGVVDALSDWKSLLNQAANLSGWDANNFRNEAELVKSIVKEVLAKLDSSHLSITEYPVGLEPRIQEVIEFIDDQSNIACMAGIWGMGGSGKTTTAKAIYNQIHRKFEDRSFIENIREVCEKDNDGIIRLQEQLLSDVLKVKVKKIHSITSGTTMIEKRLVRKKVLVVLDDVSTFEQIKALCGNRKWFASGSVLIVTTRDVHLLKLLKVAHVCTMKEMDEDDSLELFCWHAFREPIPRKYFGKLSRNVVAYCGGLPLALEVLGSYLYERTIREWESVLSKLERIPNDQVQEKLKISYDGLEDDMEKDIFLDICCFFIGKDRAYVAKILNGCGLYADIGITVLVERSLVKVEKNNKLGMHDLLRDMGREIVRQSSAKNSGNRSRLWFHEDVHDVLTKNMGTETVEGLVFKSQRTDRVCFNTNSFKEMKKLRLLQLDSVDLIGDYGCLSNQLRWVKWQGFTSFNYIPDDFYQRNLVAIDLKHSNITQVWNEMMLLEKLEILNLSHCKYLRNSPDFSKLPNLEKLIMKDCPNLSDIHPSVGDLNRLVLINLKDCTSLNNLPKKIYQLKSLKTLILSGCSMIDNLEEEVVQMESLTTLIAKDTGVKEVPYSIVRSKNIAYISLCGFEGLARDVFPSLIWSWMSPTMNPLPRISPFGNMALSVASINVQNNNLGFLSPMVRSLSQLRTVCIQCRSKIQLTQELQRILDDQYDVNLPKSETSNESQISNLSSRSLLIRMGSCHIGIDTLGKSISQGLTAIDSSDFFLPGGNYHSWLAYKGKGPSALFEVPDHQTNGIILRVVYSSISENMGVECLTSFLIINYTKCTVKIYKRDTVMSFNSEDWKGLTSNLVPGDEVEIFLVFGHGLIVKEIAVYLIYDQSISVEVDLSEEVKLQPWPKVDMQPSLNVKAEASTDAKTSFQKFKESIFTRLPKIMRTCLGLNEHGD; encoded by the exons ATGAAATCAACATCACTGTACTCCAATTCCAATGAACAATGGATATACGACGTGTTCATCAATTTTAGAGGTGAAGACACTCGTAAGAATTTCGTTTCTCATCTACATGCTGCACTCGCTAACTTGGGAGTCAACACTTTTCTTGACAGTGACAATTTACTTAAGGAAAAAGAGCTTAGAGATAAACTAGTAGGAGCAATAGAATCTTCTCATATTTCTATTGTTGTTTTTTCTGAAAACTATACTGAATCCAGTTGGTGTCTTTATGAGCTTGAAAAGATCTTGGAATGTCGCACTACTTATGGTCATGTTGTTTTTCCTGTCTTTTACAACATCGATCCGTCCGTTGTTCGTCATCAAACCGGTGAATTCGGAAAAGCCTTGGAATTGCGTGCTAAGAAAATGTACCATGGGAATGGGGTTGTTGATGCTTTGTCTGATTGGAAGAGTTTGCTCAACCAAGCTGCAAATTTGTCTGGTTGGGATGCCAACAATTTCAG GAATGAAGCTGAACTAGTAAAGAGCATTGTTAAGGAAGTTTTGGCTAAACTAGACAGCTCGCACTTATCTATTACCGAATATCCAGTTGGTTTAGAACCCCGTATCCAAGAAGTTATTGAGTTTATTGATGATCAATCAAACATAGCTTGCATGGCAGGGATTTGGGGAATGGGAGGATCGGGTAAAACAACCACAGCAAAAGCCATCTATAATCAAATCCATCGCAAATTTGAAGATAGAAGCTTCATTGAAAATATTAGAGAAGTCTGCGAAAAAGACAATGACGGGATTATCCGTTTACAAGAACAACTACTTTCAGATGTCTTAAAGGTAAAGGTCAAGAAGATACATAGTATAACATCAGGGACTACTATGATAGAGAAAAGACTTGTGAGGAAAAAGGTTCTCGTTGTACTAGATGACGTGAGTACATTTGAGCAAATAAAAGCCCTGTGTGGAAATCGTAAATGGTTTGCTTCCGGAAGTGTATTAATCGTCACAACCAGAGATGTACACCTACTTAAATTACTTAAAGTCGCACATGTTTGTACAATGAAGGAAATGGATGAAGATGATTCCCTTGAGCTTTTCTGTTGGCATGCTTTTAGAGAACCAATTCCGAGAAAATACTTTGGTAAACTCTCTAGAAATGTTGTTGCTTACTGTGGAGGATTGCCACTTGCTCTTGAGGTCCTTGGATCTTACTTATATGAAAGGACAATAAGAGAATGGGAAAGTGTATTGTCAAAACTAGAGAGGATTCCTAATGACCAAGTGCAAGAGAAGCTAAAAATAAGCTACGATGGTTTAGAAGATGATATGGAAAAGGATATATTTCTTGACATATGTTGTTTCTTTATCGGCAAGGACAGAGCCTATGTTGCCAAGATACTAAATGGCTGTGGACTTTATGCAGACATTGGAATAACCGTCCTCGTTGAGCGGAGCCTTGTAAAAGTTGAAAAGAATAACAAGCTTGGAATGCATGATTTGCTTAGAGACATGGGAAGAGAAATTGTTCGGCAAAGTTCAGCAAAAAATTCAGGAAATCGTAGTCGATTGTGGTTTCATGAGGATGTACATGATGTTTTGACAAAAAATATG GGAACAGAAACGGTGGAGGGATTGGTTTTTAAGTCGCAAAGAACCGACAGAGTTTGCTTCAATACTAATTCATTCAAGGAAATGAAGAAACTGAGACTCTTACAACTTGATTCTGTTGATCTCATTGGAGATTATGGCTGCCTTTCCAATCAACTGAGATGGGTCAAATGGCAAGGATTTACTTCTTTCAACTATATACCCGACGACTTTTATCAGCGAAATCTTGTTGCTATAGACTTAAAGCACAGCAATATTACACAAGTTTGGAATGAAATGATG TTGCTGGAGAAGCTTGAAATTCTTAATCTCAGCCATTGTAAATACTTGAGAAACAGCCCCGACTTTTCAAAATTACCGAATCTAGAAAAGCTCATCATGAAAGATTGTCCAAACTTGTCTGACATACACCCGTCCGTTGGCGATCTCAATAGACTTGTTCTGATAAATTTGAAGGACTGTACAAGTCTTAACAATCTCCCAAAGAAGATATATCAGTTGAAATCATTGAAAACTCTTATCCTTTCTGGCTGTTCAATGATTGACAACTTGGAAGAAGAAGTAGTGCAAATGGAATCTTTGACAACGCTGATCGCGAAAGATACAGGTGTAAAAGAGGTTCCCTATTCAATAGTAAGATCGAAAAACATCGCATATATATCCCTATGTGGATTTGAAGGATTAGCGCGCGACGTTTTTCCCTCTCTCATTTGGTCTTGGATGTCTCCAACAATGAATCCATTACCCCGCATTTCCCCATTTGGAAACATGGCTTTGTCTGTAGCTTCCATCAATGTACAGAATAATAATCTCGGGTTCCTATCACCAATGGTTAGGAGCCTGTCACAACTCAGAACTGTCTGTATACAATGCCGCTCAAAGATTCAACTAACTCAAGAATTACAAAGAATTCTTGATGATCAATATGATGTAAACTTACCCAAATCGGAAACATCTAACGAATCACAAATCTCAAATCTTTCCTCGAGATCGCTTTTGATTAGAATGGGAAGTTGTCACATAGGCATTGATACTCTTGGCAAGAGCATATCACAG GGGTTAACAGCCATTGATTCGAGTGACTTTTTCCTTCCCGGTGGCAATTATCATTCTTGGTTGGCCTATAAAGGTAAAGGACCTTCGGCGCTATTTGAAGTTCCTGATCATCAGACGAACGGAATAATCTTACGTGTTGTTTATTCATCAATATCTGAAAACATGGGAGTTGAATGTCTTACTAGCTTCTTGATCATTAATTACACAAAATGCACTGTCAAGATATACAAGCGAGACACGGTAATGTCTTTTAACAGTGAAGATTGGAAGGGTTTAACATCAAATCTAGTGCCTGGAGACGAGGTGGAGATCTTTCTAGTTTTTGGACATGGATTGATTGTTAAGGAGATCGCGGTCTATCTAATTTATGATCAGTCAATTTCTGTGGAAGTTGATCTATCGGAGGAAGTGAAGTTGCAGCCATGGCCTAAAGTTGACATGCAGCCATCACTTAATGTGAAAGCGGAGGCGTCAACGGATGCTAAAACATCATTCCAAAAGTTCAAAGAAAGTATATTTACAAGACTTCCAAAAATAATGAGGACTTGTTTAGGCTTGAACGAGCATGGAGATTAA
- the LOC127076609 gene encoding FRIGIDA-like protein 3 gives MEETNSVATLMDSTSSKIQQLQKAFAELESYRAVTLNMKWKELEEHFHGLEKSLKRRFHELEDQEKVFENKTLKAREMLKKQEAAIFAQEQATLQRLQEKRDAATFAIVNAREKHRKVSQKDLGIVSNGGQCALRVEEKPMDADAISNVTEGRVEDVKVSREDRNVELISYPELVKLCKEMDVSGLHKFISDNRKNLAAIREEIPLALRASPNAACLVLDSLEGFYCTEVSSQDIKKDANLLGLRRTCIMLMECLSDFLTDLHSVSNVISKDIKDRAKAVAEEWKPRLDALDIDASNGNSLEAHAFLQLVASFDIASGFDEEELSRLIPMVSRRRQTADLCRCLGLSEKMPGVIEVLVNSGRQIDAVNLAFAFDLTKQFSPVSLLKSYLKDARNSCSPVKRGNSSPTAQIEVNERELIAHKAVIKCIEEHKLEEQYPLEPLVKRVVQLEKAKADKKRETEATKPQPKRPRANGVGYGPRVTNNIPSDKTSYARVAADRYPQYVYDRPYMYAGPTDNHCPPILGNAHYNFSHNHGNYFGNGYQYQATYLH, from the exons ATGGAAGAAACAAACTCGGTTGCTACACTGATGGATTCTACGTCTTCGAAGATACAACAGCTGCAGAAGGCGTTTGCTGAACTCGAAAGTTATCGAGCGGTTACTCTTAACATGAAATGGAAAGAACTGGAGGAACATTTTCACGGGCTTGAGAAATCCTTGAAGAGGCGCTTTCACGAATTAGAAGATCAagaaaaagtgtttgagaacaAAACACTGAAAGCTCGTGAAATGTTGAAGAAGCAGGAAGCGGCTATTTTTGCCCAGGAGCAAGCCACATTGCAGAGGCTTCAAGAGAAAAGAGATGCTGCTACATTTGCGATTGTAAATGCTCGAGAAAAGCACAGGAAGGTTTCGCAAAAAGATTTGGGCATCGTCTCCAATGGGGGTCAATGTGCATTACGTGTGGAGGAGAAACCGATGGATGCGGATGCTATTTCTAATGTGACGGAAGGTCGCGTAGAAGATGTGAAAGTTTCTCGTGAAGATAGAAATGTGGAATTGATCTCTTATCCAGAATTGGTAAAACTTTGTAAAGAGATGGATGTTTCTGGACTTCACAAATTCATATCTGATAACCGTAAGAACCTTGCTGCTATAAGGGAGGAAATACCACTTGCGTTAAGAGCTTCTCCTAATGCTGCCTGTTTGGTGTTAGATTCTTTGGAAGGATTTTACTGCACGGAAGTGTCTAGTCAGGATATTAAGAAAGATGCGAACTTATTAGGTCTTCGCCGGACCTGTATTATGCTGATGGAGTGTCTGAGTGATTTCCTAACCGATTTGCATTCCGTTTCTAATGTGATTTCCAAAGATATCAAGGATAGGGCAAAGGCAGTTGCTGAAGAGTGGAAGCCAAGATTGGATGCGCTTGACATCGATGCTAGCAATGGGAATTCCTTGGAGGCTCATGCGTTTTTGCAACTCGTAGCTAGTTTTGATATTGCGTCTGGTTTTGATGAGGAAGAGTTATCCAGGCTAATTCCAATGGTGTCTCGGCGTCGCCAAACTGCTGATTTATGCCGTTGCCTTGGATTATCAGAGAAGATGCCTG GTGTAATTGAGGTTTTGGTGAACAGTGGGAGGCAAATTGACGCGGTTAACTTGGCTTTTGCATTTGATCTGACAAAACAGTTTTCTCCTGTTTCACTTCTGAAATCTTATTTGAAGGATGCTAGAAATTCTTGCTCACCTGTCAAAAGGGGTAACTCATCCCCTACCGCACAG ATTGAGGTTAATGAACGAGAGCTGATTGCTCATAAAGCTGTAATCAAGTGCATTGAAGAACATAAACTCGAAGAGCAGTATCCTCTGGAACCTCTCGTGAAACGAGTAGTTCAACTAGAGAAGGCGAAAGCTGACAAAAAAAGGGAAACTGAAGCGACAAAGCCTCAACCAAAGAGACCTCGTGCTAACGGTGTAGGATATGGTCCCCGTGTCACTAACAACATCCCTTCTGACAAAACTTCCTATGCTAGAGTTGCTGCTGACAGGTACCCCCAATATGTGTACGACCGACCTTACATGTACGCAGGACCAACCGACAATCATTGTCCCCCTATCCTCGGCAACGCACATTATAACTTCTCTCATAATCATGGAAACTACTTTGGAAATGGCTATCAGTACCAAGCTACATATCTTCACTAG
- the LOC127076608 gene encoding disease resistance protein RUN1 isoform X1: MKSTSLYSNSNEQWIYDVFINFRGEDTRKNFVSHLHAALANLGVNTFLDSDNLLKEKELRDKLVGAIESSHISIVVFSENYTESSWCLYELEKILECRTTYGHVVFPVFYNIDPSVVRHQTGEFGKALELRAKKMYHGNGVVDALSDWKSLLNQAANLSGWDANNFRNEAELVKSIVKEVLAKLDSSHLSITEYPVGLEPRIQEVIEFIDDQSNIACMAGIWGMGGSGKTTTAKAIYNQIHRKFEDRSFIENIREVCEKDNDGIIRLQEQLLSDVLKVKVKKIHSITSGTTMIEKRLVRKKVLVVLDDVSTFEQIKALCGNRKWFASGSVLIVTTRDVHLLKLLKVAHVCTMKEMDEDDSLELFCWHAFREPIPRKYFGKLSRNVVAYCGGLPLALEVLGSYLYERTIREWESVLSKLERIPNDQVQEKLKISYDGLEDDMEKDIFLDICCFFIGKDRAYVAKILNGCGLYADIGITVLVERSLVKVEKNNKLGMHDLLRDMGREIVRQSSAKNSGNRSRLWFHEDVHDVLTKNMGTETVEGLVFKSQRTDRVCFNTNSFKEMKKLRLLQLDSVDLIGDYGCLSNQLRWVKWQGFTSFNYIPDDFYQRNLVAIDLKHSNITQVWNEMMLLEKLEILNLSHCKYLRNSPDFSKLPNLEKLIMKDCPNLSDIHPSVGDLNRLVLINLKDCTSLNNLPKKIYQLKSLKTLILSGCSMIDNLEEEVVQMESLTTLIAKDTGVKEVPYSIVRSKNIAYISLCGFEGLARDVFPSLIWSWMSPTMNPLPRISPFGNMALSVASINVQNNNLGFLSPMVRSLSQLRTVCIQCRSKIQLTQELQRILDDQYDVNLPKSETSNESQISNLSSRSLLIRMGSCHIGIDTLGKSISQLTKPMLMIQGLTAIDSSDFFLPGGNYHSWLAYKGKGPSALFEVPDHQTNGIILRVVYSSISENMGVECLTSFLIINYTKCTVKIYKRDTVMSFNSEDWKGLTSNLVPGDEVEIFLVFGHGLIVKEIAVYLIYDQSISVEVDLSEEVKLQPWPKVDMQPSLNVKAEASTDAKTSFQKFKESIFTRLPKIMRTCLGLNEHGD, encoded by the exons ATGAAATCAACATCACTGTACTCCAATTCCAATGAACAATGGATATACGACGTGTTCATCAATTTTAGAGGTGAAGACACTCGTAAGAATTTCGTTTCTCATCTACATGCTGCACTCGCTAACTTGGGAGTCAACACTTTTCTTGACAGTGACAATTTACTTAAGGAAAAAGAGCTTAGAGATAAACTAGTAGGAGCAATAGAATCTTCTCATATTTCTATTGTTGTTTTTTCTGAAAACTATACTGAATCCAGTTGGTGTCTTTATGAGCTTGAAAAGATCTTGGAATGTCGCACTACTTATGGTCATGTTGTTTTTCCTGTCTTTTACAACATCGATCCGTCCGTTGTTCGTCATCAAACCGGTGAATTCGGAAAAGCCTTGGAATTGCGTGCTAAGAAAATGTACCATGGGAATGGGGTTGTTGATGCTTTGTCTGATTGGAAGAGTTTGCTCAACCAAGCTGCAAATTTGTCTGGTTGGGATGCCAACAATTTCAG GAATGAAGCTGAACTAGTAAAGAGCATTGTTAAGGAAGTTTTGGCTAAACTAGACAGCTCGCACTTATCTATTACCGAATATCCAGTTGGTTTAGAACCCCGTATCCAAGAAGTTATTGAGTTTATTGATGATCAATCAAACATAGCTTGCATGGCAGGGATTTGGGGAATGGGAGGATCGGGTAAAACAACCACAGCAAAAGCCATCTATAATCAAATCCATCGCAAATTTGAAGATAGAAGCTTCATTGAAAATATTAGAGAAGTCTGCGAAAAAGACAATGACGGGATTATCCGTTTACAAGAACAACTACTTTCAGATGTCTTAAAGGTAAAGGTCAAGAAGATACATAGTATAACATCAGGGACTACTATGATAGAGAAAAGACTTGTGAGGAAAAAGGTTCTCGTTGTACTAGATGACGTGAGTACATTTGAGCAAATAAAAGCCCTGTGTGGAAATCGTAAATGGTTTGCTTCCGGAAGTGTATTAATCGTCACAACCAGAGATGTACACCTACTTAAATTACTTAAAGTCGCACATGTTTGTACAATGAAGGAAATGGATGAAGATGATTCCCTTGAGCTTTTCTGTTGGCATGCTTTTAGAGAACCAATTCCGAGAAAATACTTTGGTAAACTCTCTAGAAATGTTGTTGCTTACTGTGGAGGATTGCCACTTGCTCTTGAGGTCCTTGGATCTTACTTATATGAAAGGACAATAAGAGAATGGGAAAGTGTATTGTCAAAACTAGAGAGGATTCCTAATGACCAAGTGCAAGAGAAGCTAAAAATAAGCTACGATGGTTTAGAAGATGATATGGAAAAGGATATATTTCTTGACATATGTTGTTTCTTTATCGGCAAGGACAGAGCCTATGTTGCCAAGATACTAAATGGCTGTGGACTTTATGCAGACATTGGAATAACCGTCCTCGTTGAGCGGAGCCTTGTAAAAGTTGAAAAGAATAACAAGCTTGGAATGCATGATTTGCTTAGAGACATGGGAAGAGAAATTGTTCGGCAAAGTTCAGCAAAAAATTCAGGAAATCGTAGTCGATTGTGGTTTCATGAGGATGTACATGATGTTTTGACAAAAAATATG GGAACAGAAACGGTGGAGGGATTGGTTTTTAAGTCGCAAAGAACCGACAGAGTTTGCTTCAATACTAATTCATTCAAGGAAATGAAGAAACTGAGACTCTTACAACTTGATTCTGTTGATCTCATTGGAGATTATGGCTGCCTTTCCAATCAACTGAGATGGGTCAAATGGCAAGGATTTACTTCTTTCAACTATATACCCGACGACTTTTATCAGCGAAATCTTGTTGCTATAGACTTAAAGCACAGCAATATTACACAAGTTTGGAATGAAATGATG TTGCTGGAGAAGCTTGAAATTCTTAATCTCAGCCATTGTAAATACTTGAGAAACAGCCCCGACTTTTCAAAATTACCGAATCTAGAAAAGCTCATCATGAAAGATTGTCCAAACTTGTCTGACATACACCCGTCCGTTGGCGATCTCAATAGACTTGTTCTGATAAATTTGAAGGACTGTACAAGTCTTAACAATCTCCCAAAGAAGATATATCAGTTGAAATCATTGAAAACTCTTATCCTTTCTGGCTGTTCAATGATTGACAACTTGGAAGAAGAAGTAGTGCAAATGGAATCTTTGACAACGCTGATCGCGAAAGATACAGGTGTAAAAGAGGTTCCCTATTCAATAGTAAGATCGAAAAACATCGCATATATATCCCTATGTGGATTTGAAGGATTAGCGCGCGACGTTTTTCCCTCTCTCATTTGGTCTTGGATGTCTCCAACAATGAATCCATTACCCCGCATTTCCCCATTTGGAAACATGGCTTTGTCTGTAGCTTCCATCAATGTACAGAATAATAATCTCGGGTTCCTATCACCAATGGTTAGGAGCCTGTCACAACTCAGAACTGTCTGTATACAATGCCGCTCAAAGATTCAACTAACTCAAGAATTACAAAGAATTCTTGATGATCAATATGATGTAAACTTACCCAAATCGGAAACATCTAACGAATCACAAATCTCAAATCTTTCCTCGAGATCGCTTTTGATTAGAATGGGAAGTTGTCACATAGGCATTGATACTCTTGGCAAGAGCATATCACAG TTAACAAAGCCTATGCTTATGATTCAGGGGTTAACAGCCATTGATTCGAGTGACTTTTTCCTTCCCGGTGGCAATTATCATTCTTGGTTGGCCTATAAAGGTAAAGGACCTTCGGCGCTATTTGAAGTTCCTGATCATCAGACGAACGGAATAATCTTACGTGTTGTTTATTCATCAATATCTGAAAACATGGGAGTTGAATGTCTTACTAGCTTCTTGATCATTAATTACACAAAATGCACTGTCAAGATATACAAGCGAGACACGGTAATGTCTTTTAACAGTGAAGATTGGAAGGGTTTAACATCAAATCTAGTGCCTGGAGACGAGGTGGAGATCTTTCTAGTTTTTGGACATGGATTGATTGTTAAGGAGATCGCGGTCTATCTAATTTATGATCAGTCAATTTCTGTGGAAGTTGATCTATCGGAGGAAGTGAAGTTGCAGCCATGGCCTAAAGTTGACATGCAGCCATCACTTAATGTGAAAGCGGAGGCGTCAACGGATGCTAAAACATCATTCCAAAAGTTCAAAGAAAGTATATTTACAAGACTTCCAAAAATAATGAGGACTTGTTTAGGCTTGAACGAGCATGGAGATTAA